Below is a window of Pirellulales bacterium DNA.
CTGGCGGTCGTCAGCTTAAGCGCGCTCTTACCCGATTCCAGTTCGATGACGTTTTGTACGCTCCCTTTTCCCCAAGTGCGCTCTCCAATCACAACCGCGCGGTGGTGATCTTGCAAGCAAGCCGAGACGATTTCGCTGGCGCTGGCGCTGTAGTGGTTCACCAGCACGACCATAGGAAAGCCTTCGAAGGTGCCCGGCTTCACCGCATCCCAAACGCGCTCTTCGGTGTTGCGCCCCGCGGTGCTGACAATTCGCCCCTCGCCGATGAACAGGTCGGCCGTCTCAATTGCCGAGGTCAATAGCCCACCCGGATTGAATCGCAAATCCAAGATCAATCCTCGCAGCTTGCGTTGCTCCAAATTCTCCAGCGCTTTTCGCAACTCCCCCGCCGTATCGCGGCTGAAGGCGGTGATGCGGATATAACCGATCCGTTTTTCTGCATCGAGAAGATAATCCCATGAATCGTCGACCTGTCGATGGTCTCCCAACACCGTTTGAACGTGGATTTGCTCCCGCTTGATCGTAAACGTCTCGATGCGGCCGGTGAGCGAGTGCTCCACCGACAGCGTCACTGAAGTGCCGGCATCGCCTTTCAGTTTTTTTACCGCTTGATCGAGGGTCATCTCTCTGGTCGATTCGCCTTCGATCCGCAAGATGCGGTCTCCCGCCTGCACACCTGCTTGATAGGCCGGCGTGCCCACCAAGGGACTGCTCACTTTCAATTGGCCATTGTCCACGGTGATCTGAATGCCGATCCCGCTAAACTGGCTTTCGACGGACGTGCGAAACCCTTGCATCTCTTCGCGATCGATGAAACCCGAATAGGGATCGAGCTTGGAAATCACGCCACGGATGGCCGCTTCCATCAGTTCGCGGCGATCGACAGGCTTCACATAGTTTCGCTCGACCTGATCGATCGTATCGGCCAGGGTGCGGTAGAATTCATAGTAGTCGTCATCCGACGTGGCTTGCTGCGAAGATTGTCGCTTTGACGAAGGGCCAATTTCCTGGCTCTGCGGCTCTGCGGCTTTTGCGTCGTCCTTGGACTGGGCAGCTGGCTGAGCTGGCTCAGTGGGCCCGTCGACCGGCTCCTCCGCCAGCGTCCAAAGCGCCGATAGCAGCAGGCCCGTTAATACCAACAGCCAAGATCGAGCAGAGTTCATTCGGGGCCTCCGTGAGGGCCAGCGAAGGGTGACCGGTCTTTGACATCGACAGGCCACGGGAAGATAAACCGCGGTAAACGCTTATGAAACCAAGTATAAGTTGCCGCGAACGCCTCGACAAGAAATGGCCTATCGAGCCTTTGTTAATCCAGGGTAACAAGGTGACTACGACTCGGGGCTTCGCCATTGTTCAGGCAGTCATCCCAGCACGTGCTCGGAGCAGCATGCGCATGTGCCAGCGAGTCAGGGGGAGCGGCGTGAAAGTAGTCATCGACTGGCGCGGCCATTTCGCGAAACTTGGCCGTCGGCATAGAAACCGTGTTCCACGCCGCCGAAAGTGGCCGCGCATGGGCTTGATAGTCGCTCAGTCGCACGCCGACAAAGCCATACAAGCGGTCGCGAAAGGCAAACAGTTGATGGAGCGGCAATGGAGCGCGATCAGCGACGATTTCATAAGCAAACACAAATAAACCTTGTGCCCGCAGCCCCAGCAGCGTTTGCCAGGCGGCCAGACTCCGTAAATCGTCGGCCGTCGACCAATTTCGCCAGTATTGCTTGTTTTGGCCTCCCGACGGAAATCGCCGGCCTTTGACATCCACCAGCCATGCTGGTCCTGCGGCGGGAGATACGAGAAAATCGAGACTCTTGAGCGATACATCTCCCAGCAACGCACGTCTCGATTCGTCGACGGCTACATAAGGCACCTGCCTCACACGCAGATATTCTTCAAAAGCGGCCTCATAGTGGTTGTCGCGATTAGCCATCTGGTCAATTTTAGCGGTTGGGCGAAAAATGGGAAGAATGGGTTATCCAATCGCAGAAAATGGCGCCGTGTGCTTGCCAACCCAGAGAACCGCTTATCGCGCTAGCTGGCGTTGTACAAAGGCAACGTAGTCCGCGGGCGTATCGATTCCGATGGTCGGTTCGTCGACGATACCGACGAGAATCCGATGGCCGGTTTCGAGCGCGCGAAGCTGTTCCAGATTCTCAAGTTTTTCCAGCGGCGTCCGCGGTAGGACGGCGAACCGTTGTAGGAAATCACTTCGATAAGCGTATAGACCGAGATGCTGGTAAAAGTGCGGTGGCTCAGCCGTCAACAGCTCATCGTTCCACTCGCGTGCGTGTGGAATTGCAGCGCGGCTGAAATAGAGGGCGCAATGGACGCAGTGTCGGTGATTGGCTTTGGACAGGCGGTTTTCAGCAACAACAACCTTCACGCATGCGGGGTCGTGAAGCTTTTCCTGCGTGCGAATCGGCGTAGCCAGCGTGGCCATCGATGCCTCGGGGTGCTGCTCCAACAGTTCGACAACCAAGTCGATCGCGTCGCCCGACAACTCCGGCTCGTCTCCTTGGACGTTGACCAGAATATCCACCTCGCCGAGTAACCGCGCCATTTCGGCAATTCGATCAGTTCCGCTCGCACAGTTCGGGCTAGTTAAGTAAACTTCACCGCCGAAGCTCCTTACGGTCTCGACGATTTCGTCGCAATCGGCGGCGACGCAAACGCCAATCGGCCGGGTCGCTTGTTGGGCCGCCTCGTAGGTATGTTGAATCAGCGGCTTGCCGGTTTCCGCTAGCAACAGTTTCTTGGGCAATCGAGTGGAAGCCAAACGGGCGGGTATTACGATGTAGCTAGTCGCGGCAGGGGCATGGCATTGCCCGAATTCACCACGCCGCCCGCCGAGGGGCCTATCGATCGCTTGGTTGACTGAATTGTTCGACATTGTTCTCCTCCTTGGAATTTCCCATTGCGGTAGGTCTAATCAAATCCTCGTTTTTTGACCAGATCAGCCTATTTGCGGCATAAAATCGCAACTCAACGATTTTCTCGATCCGCAAGTTAGAATATCCTAATAGGCTCGTTTTACTACTCGTTCTTCTCCCTACGGAGTTTGATCCCATGTGCGGTATCGTCGGTTATGTCGGCCATCGTCAGGCAGTCGATTTTTTGATCGAAGGTTTGCACCGGCTCGAGTATCGCGGGTACGACAGCTCGGGGGTTGTGACGATCACACCGTCCGGCAAGTTTTGTCTGGTCAAGACGGCTGGGCGAATCGACTTGTTGGAGCAAAAGCTGGCCGACACGGTCGCCGAGGGAACGATTGGCGTTGGCCACACGCGGTGGGCTACGCACGGGGCGCCGAACGATCAGAATGCTCACCCACATGTCGGCGGCGAACAAGTGCTTGCCGTCGTCCATAATGGCGTCATTGAAAATTTTCGCGCACTGAAAGAAGAACTCGAGAGCGAAGGTTACATCTTTCGCAGCGCCACCGATAGCGAAATCATCGGACACCTAGTCGCACGATGCTTGGAGCAACAACGCGGTCGATGCGACAGCCAGCCGCACGACTGCTTGGTTCGCGCCGTGCAAGAGGCACTGATGCAACTGCGGGGCACGTATGGCTTGGCGATTCTGTTTCGCGAATACCCCGAGGTTTTAATTGCCGCCCGACTCGGCAGTCCGCTGGTTGTCGGCGTCGGCGAGGGGGAGCATTTCGTTGCCAGCGATGCATCACCGCTGGTGGGCCACACGAAGCAAATCGTGTATTTGGCCGATCACGAAGTCGCCGTTGTCACCGCCGATACGCTGCACGTGATTCATCGTGATCAAGGCGCGGTGGCCCATCGAGTTCGCGATTTGGAGATCGACTCCGGTGCCGTCGAGTTGAACGGCTATCCACATTACATGCTTAAGGAAATCTTCGAGCAGCCGGAAACTTTGCAAAACGCCACGCGCGGTCGGCTTGATAACGAAGAAGCCACGACCGTCTTCGGTGGGTTGAACTTGACGCCACAGCAATTGCGACAAGTGAATCGCATCATTCTCACCGCATGCGGCACCAGTTGGCATGCGGCGCTGGTCGGCGAATATCTGATCGAAGAATTTGCCCGCATTCCGGTGGAAGTCGAATATGCCAGCGAACTGCGCTACCGTAATCCACCCATCGACCGAGACACTCTGCTGTTTGCAATTACCCAAAGTGGCGAAACGGCCGACACGCTGGCGGCGCTGCGGGAAGTCAAACGCAAGGGGCATCCAACGTTGGCGATTTGCAACGTCGTCGGCAGCACCATTGCGCAAGAAGCCGACGGCGGCATCTATTTGCACGCCGGGCCGGAGATCGGCGTGGCTTCGACCAAAGCGTTTACATCGCAGTGCCTGACGCTGGCGATGCTTGCCCTCTACTTCGGCCGGCTGCGGCATTTGAGTTACAGCGCCGGCCAGCGGATCATCGATCAAATACAGCAACTGCCCGACGCAGTTCGCCAAGCCTTAGAGTGCAACAATCACGTCCGCGAGATCGCTGGCAAATACGCTCACTGCACCAACTTCCTGTATCTCGGGCGGCAATACAACTTCCCAACGGCATTGGAAGGCGCGCTCAAACTCAAAGAAATCAGTTACATTCACGCAGAAGGCTATCCGTCGGCCGAAATGAAGCACGGGCCTATCGCGCTGGTCGATGAACACACGCCGAGTGTATTCTTGATTCCACACGGGCAGGTGTACGAAAAAGTGATGTCGAACCTCGAAGAAATCAAAGCCCGCGGCGGCCCCGTGATCGCCATCATGAGCGAAGGGGATACTCGCGTGGCTCAGCTGGCCGACGACGTAATCCACGTGCCCGATGTGGAAGATTTTCTGCAACCGATCATCACGGCGATACCGCTGCAATTGCTAGCCTATCACATTGCGGTGCTCCGCGGCTGCGACGTCGATAAGCCGCGAAACTTGGCGAAGAGCGTGACGGTGGAATGAGCTATCATGGATCGCTCTGTATTCAGCGACACACGAACCTGCCCACACACGGCTTTCGCGGGCCAGCACTTGCAATTCCAAGTCGACCATCAAGCGTACGCACTGATTGACGATTTTGAAAACTGAACTACATTCGATCGTTGGCTCCGCAATGAGGGCAAGGAGCCTGCTGGCCGTCGGCATTCGAGTACTTGATCTTCAGGAGGGTTGCGCATCGAGCGCGCCGCGACGCGTCGTGTTCAAATATACGACAGGATGACAAACTCCAAAGCGATTCTGTGTTGACCGCTTAGAGAATTCCTCACCCCTTTCGAAAGATGCGTTTCGCGTCTCGCAGCGCAGCGGCCAGCGCATCGACTTCCGCTAGAGTGTTGTAAAAATAGAAGCTAGCGCGCGACGTAGCGACAAGCCCCAGCCTCTGGTGCAGCGGCATTGCGCAGTGGTGTCCCGCTCGGACGGCAATGCCGTGGCGGTCCAAAAGCTGGGCAATGTCGTGGGCGTGGATGCCGTCAACGATAAAACTGACGATGCCCGACTTGTGCTCCGGCGACGGGCCGAGCAGGTGAACACCGCCAACTTCTCCCAGCGCGTCATGCGCTCGCAGCGTGAGCGTATGCTCGTGCGCAGCAATGGCTTGTAGGCCGATCTGTTGGAGATAGTCGATGGCCGCGCCAAAACCGATGGCAGGCACGATCGGCGGCGTGCCGGCTTCGAATTTCGCGGGCAACTCCGCAGGTTCAAAACCGTCGATTCGCACGCGGCGGATCATGCTCCCGCCGCCAAGAAACGGCGGCATCGCTTCGAGCAACTCGCGCCGCCCCCATAGCACGCCGACGCCGCTGGGGGCGAGCATCTTGTGACCGCTAAACGCGACGAAATCGGCGCGCAGCGATTGCACGTCGAGCGGCAAATGGGGCGCACTCTGCGCGGCATCCACCAAGACAACCGCGCCGCAGTCGTGTGCGCGGCGGATGATCTCTTCGAGCGGATTGATGGTGCCTAGCACATTCGAAACAGCCGTAATGGCGACGACCTTTGTCTTGCGAGTGAGCAACTCGTCGAGTGAATCCATGCGCAAGCGGCCGTCGTCGGTAATCGGAATCCATCGCACTGCCGCGCCGGTTCGGGCTGCCGCTTGTTGCCACGGCACAATGTTCGAATGATGTTCCAACAGCGAAAGCAAAATCTCATCGCCGGGTTTCAACTGTGTATCGCCCCAACTACGGGCCACCAGGTTGATGCTCTCCGTGGTGCCATCCGTGAAGATAACTTCCTCGCGGGCCGGCGCATTCACGAATGCGCGGATTTTCTCTCGTGCTTCTTCGTAAAGATCGGTCGTTTGATCGCTGAGCCAATGGATGCCGCGATGCACGTTGGCGTACTTTTGTTCGTAAACATCGACCAGCGATTCGATCACTTGTCGCGGCCGTTCGGTCGTCGCGGCATTGTCTAGATAGATCAGCGGCTTGCCATCTGGCCGTCGATGCGACAAGATCGGAAAATCTGCCCGTAGACGTTCCAAATCCATCGCAACGTTTTCGTGTGCAGTAGAGGGCATGGGAATCAGTGATTAGGAAACACAGATGGATTCAGAAAAAACCAGCCGAATTTATCGGTTATCATCAGTGATTGTCTGTGTTCACTGGACTCTCAACCGGCGAAAATAATGCACTCTGCAGCACACGCCAACTTAGCAAACAGCACTTTTGACGGTTTGGCGTCAGCCGGGCGCCGAATAGCCGCAGCATGTCTTCGCCACTCATCTTTTTGACTTCCGCCAGCGGCTTGCCTTCGATTTCCCGCATCAACATCGACGCTGCCGCCTGGCTGATACAGCAACCTTCTCCGCTGAACCAAGCGTCTGCAATCTTGCCATCCTCCAAAGCGAGTTCGACCCGTACCACGTCGCCGCATAGTGGATTGTCATCTTCGTGCGCATGCGAACATCTCGGGCAATGCCCGAGATGATACGGCTGCTCGTAATGATCGAGAATCCGCTCCTGGTAAAGCTCATCGTCCGATTCAGTCATAAAGAGATTCTACAGGCAATCGAGCATCACGACGAGGTGCTCTGTTGTTTCCTAATACGGCCTACAGCCGCAACCAAAAAGCGTAAGAGTGGAAAGGGGGTCGCAATCACTTCTTTGCTTGGGTGCGCGTCGACCGCTGGTGCGGGCTGAGCCTTTCTGCTGCTTTCGCAGGACTACCGGCCCGAGTTGGAAAGCGGTTTGAGCAGTCGGCTGCGGCCTCCAGTCTGAAGAGGTGCTCGTACGATAATTCGCGATGATTTTTGGCGATTGCAATTGCAAAGTGTGGATTGCGAATGTCGCGGAGGAGCCATTTTTCTTTGTTTCCAGCACTTGCTTCCCGTTGTGGCGGTTCTCCCAGCCGCGCTGCGTTGAAACAGCGTTTGCCAAGGCTTTGCAAAGATAGGGAGTTGACAGCCGTCGGCCGCTCGACGAACATTTGAGTAGTCGGAGCTTCAAAGCCGATAAAAAATGCGTCGGACAGGCGCCAACAGGGCGTCCGGTTGCGCAAAATTGGTTCACTTCGGTTGGTGCTTGAACCAAGAGATGCTGCATGCTCCGACATTCCCCGATAGCTCAGTTGGTAGAGCAAGCGGCTGTTAACCGCTGGGTCGTAGGTTCGAGTCCTACTCGGGGAGCTTGTCGTTTTTCCACGAAACGACACACCACAGCAGTTAACGCCTGCCGCCGAGAGATCGGCCGGCAGGCGTTTTGCGTTTTTGGCCCTGCTATCGCAGTTTTTTCAAAGAACCGGCGAGCTGACGCAAACTTTCGGTTCGTAGAGAGACAACCAAGGTTCGATCGAAACCTTCAAGGTTCCGACCGTACCCCAGAATTTCGAGCGAGAACTCTCTGAGTCTCTGTGATGACTTCCCCCGGCGGTTAACAGTCATTATCTGCTGAGAACTGTCCAATGTGGCCGGATCAAATGCCGAGGGATTCGTTCTCGCAAATCACTTTTTCCAGATATCCCTGTCAACCCCCAACTCCGCGTTGACAGCGCTCACGAACGCTAGCACAGTCAATCGGTGGATTTGCTGCAAGATCTCATCAAGTTCGGCGGCAATTCCCTCATGCTCCGCATAAGCGGTCATGAAATTGCCGACAAACGCCAAGAATTCAAAAGCCGCTGCCGCAGTTGGGATCGATACTCCAGGTTGATAGGTTTTTTCAATGGTTTTCAGCGAGTATTTCAACTGACTGGTGGTAAACTTTTCCTGGCGCGCCTCGTGCAGCAATCGATCGAGGTCCTGGCCGGTGCGCGGCCCGTCACCAATTTTAGTCATTAGCAGAAACATATCGAGATAGGTTTCAGCTCGCCCTCTGCGTGTGATTTCCGCGAGGCATTCTTGAAAATACTCGAAACACGCTGGATCATCGCGGAGGTCTGACCAATGCTTCTTGCCCCATTCATCTTGTTCAAACGGTGGCCTAAGAGGTAGTCGTTCAACGAATTGAGGTGCTGGCTTATCTTTCGGGCCGTGACGCATTACGGCCCGAAAATCGCGGTCGTTCAAACGCCTTCGTGACGCCGTTTTGCCCGTAGTTCGTTCGTACTCGTCAATGGCCGCTTCCCACTCCGCAATGTCCGAATCGGGCACCATGTTCTGGTTGTGCTCATTCAGCATCAAACCGTTCGTTTTCTCATAGGCATAGATCAGCGCCGGTTCAACGCCTCCCTTCTTCATGGCCTCGACAGTCCAGTGCTCGATGAGTTCCAAGGGAGGCGCGCCCTCGAAGATATACTCGGGTTCGTATCCAAGGCGATCGATTTGTGCTTGGCGGAGTTCCTCAAGGGCAGCAGTCGTCTCGTCCGACAACTGAAAACTCTGGAAAATCTCTCCGTCTTCTGCCTCCATCCAATCGAAGCCTTTCCGGATGCAGCAGTGTTTGTACTTCTTTCCGCTGCCGCATGGGCACGGGCGCATTGCGTGAGAGTCTTTTGGCCATGTTTTCGGGCGTGCTTGTTGCGAAAGAGTAATATCTGGCTGAATCTTCCTCCGATGAATTCTAATTGGGCCCCACTCCACCGATATTTCGCCGCAAAACCAGCCATTAGAAGGAGTAGGATCCTATTCAGAGTGTATTTACCGTGATCCAAGATGCAAATGGGATATTCTCGCCTTCGGTGTCATGCAGCTTGGGAACCGAGCGGGCGGCGTCAATTTGAAGGGTTCGGGACGGGGCTGGATACCCGGCCCAACAATCCTGCATTCTTGGAATCACATCGCCGTTTCACAAAATAAGGGGGCTTATTGCATGCCAGGACGACAACATTCGTGCCAGTCAGATGGTCGCCTCGCCCGGCTCCTAACCGTCTTTCGGCGATTCATTGAGATGATTCGCGGGTGGTGGAATCAATCGCAATCCAAATCCAGTAGTATTTCCCCTCAGACAGGGAATTTGAGCGGCCCAATGTCCGAACCGGCAATCAGCGAAGATTGGTTTGAGCGACTTACGGGAGGCCCGCTTGCCTCTTGGGACTTGGCATTCACGCTTTGCGTAATTCAAGACCTTTTGAAGGTATTACGCGCCGAACGTGAGCGATTGTCGACCGTCGTTGAGCAATCGCTTGCTTGGGATGAAACTGGCGAGCAGTACGCGGACTGCTCGCAATCTTTGGCGTTTATGGAAGTCGCCTGTAGTCAGGCCGAGATCGGCGCAGTTGCCTCGCTTGCTGAAACATTGATGCACCGAATCGCAGCGCGGCTGCGCCAACATTTTACTAAACCTAGCGGAGCTAACGCCCACCATCGCTCAAATCTTAGCGACGATGATTTTTGGAATCCGTCGCTTTTGGCTCGCAGAAAGGACGATCCGGATACAAATATTGTTGCTGGGTTCCGGCAATTGCTCAAAGCCCTCGGGCAGTCCACTAAGATCTCGAAAGAGTCGTGGTCCATGTTAGAGGCAATTTTCGCCTACCGGAATTCCGCACTGCACCAGGGTTATGAATGGCCAGCCGAAGGGCGCGAGGCGTTTCTAAAGCAGGCCGTAAAAGAGAATTGGAAATGGTACGATGACGCAAAACAGGACGGCAATCCGTGGCTGATCAGCATCAAAGATGAGTTTTGGCCCGAAGCCATCGCACAGATCGAGAACATTGCAAGAATAATGCATAGCGTGTGCAAAGGTTGACGTCAAAGTTTCAGCATTTCGAGCAAGCCGTCCGACGTTTCGAACC
It encodes the following:
- a CDS encoding S41 family peptidase; translated protein: MNSARSWLLVLTGLLLSALWTLAEEPVDGPTEPAQPAAQSKDDAKAAEPQSQEIGPSSKRQSSQQATSDDDYYEFYRTLADTIDQVERNYVKPVDRRELMEAAIRGVISKLDPYSGFIDREEMQGFRTSVESQFSGIGIQITVDNGQLKVSSPLVGTPAYQAGVQAGDRILRIEGESTREMTLDQAVKKLKGDAGTSVTLSVEHSLTGRIETFTIKREQIHVQTVLGDHRQVDDSWDYLLDAEKRIGYIRITAFSRDTAGELRKALENLEQRKLRGLILDLRFNPGGLLTSAIETADLFIGEGRIVSTAGRNTEERVWDAVKPGTFEGFPMVVLVNHYSASASEIVSACLQDHHRAVVIGERTWGKGSVQNVIELESGKSALKLTTASYARPNGHNIHRFPDAKDSDEWGVKPNDGMEVRLSSEEMSRLLSDRRRRDIVEAKSAEPRKSTSGKLKADESANEKVGDVEKGTAKSGVSLPESSKKIDQQESEQFRERFLDRQLQKAIEYLSSELTRTK
- a CDS encoding HYExAFE family protein, giving the protein MANRDNHYEAAFEEYLRVRQVPYVAVDESRRALLGDVSLKSLDFLVSPAAGPAWLVDVKGRRFPSGGQNKQYWRNWSTADDLRSLAAWQTLLGLRAQGLFVFAYEIVADRAPLPLHQLFAFRDRLYGFVGVRLSDYQAHARPLSAAWNTVSMPTAKFREMAAPVDDYFHAAPPDSLAHAHAAPSTCWDDCLNNGEAPSRSHLVTLD
- the kdsB gene encoding 3-deoxy-manno-octulosonate cytidylyltransferase, producing the protein MSNNSVNQAIDRPLGGRRGEFGQCHAPAATSYIVIPARLASTRLPKKLLLAETGKPLIQHTYEAAQQATRPIGVCVAADCDEIVETVRSFGGEVYLTSPNCASGTDRIAEMARLLGEVDILVNVQGDEPELSGDAIDLVVELLEQHPEASMATLATPIRTQEKLHDPACVKVVVAENRLSKANHRHCVHCALYFSRAAIPHAREWNDELLTAEPPHFYQHLGLYAYRSDFLQRFAVLPRTPLEKLENLEQLRALETGHRILVGIVDEPTIGIDTPADYVAFVQRQLAR
- the glmS gene encoding glutamine--fructose-6-phosphate transaminase (isomerizing); protein product: MCGIVGYVGHRQAVDFLIEGLHRLEYRGYDSSGVVTITPSGKFCLVKTAGRIDLLEQKLADTVAEGTIGVGHTRWATHGAPNDQNAHPHVGGEQVLAVVHNGVIENFRALKEELESEGYIFRSATDSEIIGHLVARCLEQQRGRCDSQPHDCLVRAVQEALMQLRGTYGLAILFREYPEVLIAARLGSPLVVGVGEGEHFVASDASPLVGHTKQIVYLADHEVAVVTADTLHVIHRDQGAVAHRVRDLEIDSGAVELNGYPHYMLKEIFEQPETLQNATRGRLDNEEATTVFGGLNLTPQQLRQVNRIILTACGTSWHAALVGEYLIEEFARIPVEVEYASELRYRNPPIDRDTLLFAITQSGETADTLAALREVKRKGHPTLAICNVVGSTIAQEADGGIYLHAGPEIGVASTKAFTSQCLTLAMLALYFGRLRHLSYSAGQRIIDQIQQLPDAVRQALECNNHVREIAGKYAHCTNFLYLGRQYNFPTALEGALKLKEISYIHAEGYPSAEMKHGPIALVDEHTPSVFLIPHGQVYEKVMSNLEEIKARGGPVIAIMSEGDTRVAQLADDVIHVPDVEDFLQPIITAIPLQLLAYHIAVLRGCDVDKPRNLAKSVTVE
- a CDS encoding cysteine desulfurase, which produces MDLERLRADFPILSHRRPDGKPLIYLDNAATTERPRQVIESLVDVYEQKYANVHRGIHWLSDQTTDLYEEAREKIRAFVNAPAREEVIFTDGTTESINLVARSWGDTQLKPGDEILLSLLEHHSNIVPWQQAAARTGAAVRWIPITDDGRLRMDSLDELLTRKTKVVAITAVSNVLGTINPLEEIIRRAHDCGAVVLVDAAQSAPHLPLDVQSLRADFVAFSGHKMLAPSGVGVLWGRRELLEAMPPFLGGGSMIRRVRIDGFEPAELPAKFEAGTPPIVPAIGFGAAIDYLQQIGLQAIAAHEHTLTLRAHDALGEVGGVHLLGPSPEHKSGIVSFIVDGIHAHDIAQLLDRHGIAVRAGHHCAMPLHQRLGLVATSRASFYFYNTLAEVDALAAALRDAKRIFRKG
- a CDS encoding iron-sulfur cluster assembly scaffold protein, yielding MTESDDELYQERILDHYEQPYHLGHCPRCSHAHEDDNPLCGDVVRVELALEDGKIADAWFSGEGCCISQAAASMLMREIEGKPLAEVKKMSGEDMLRLFGARLTPNRQKCCLLSWRVLQSALFSPVESPVNTDNH
- a CDS encoding SEC-C domain-containing protein, which gives rise to MRPCPCGSGKKYKHCCIRKGFDWMEAEDGEIFQSFQLSDETTAALEELRQAQIDRLGYEPEYIFEGAPPLELIEHWTVEAMKKGGVEPALIYAYEKTNGLMLNEHNQNMVPDSDIAEWEAAIDEYERTTGKTASRRRLNDRDFRAVMRHGPKDKPAPQFVERLPLRPPFEQDEWGKKHWSDLRDDPACFEYFQECLAEITRRGRAETYLDMFLLMTKIGDGPRTGQDLDRLLHEARQEKFTTSQLKYSLKTIEKTYQPGVSIPTAAAAFEFLAFVGNFMTAYAEHEGIAAELDEILQQIHRLTVLAFVSAVNAELGVDRDIWKK